The Saprospiraceae bacterium sequence CCTCCACCCTTTCATCTTGATGACAGTAAGGTCAGCACCATATCCTTCCGTTTCGTTCCACATGGTGGCCAATTCTCCATAGGTCATTCCGTGCCTGAGTGGAAGAGGATGACGGAATATACTTACCGTATCATGTAGCGGACCTTCCACTACGCTGCCTCCCAACGGGTTTGGTCTGTCAAGTACGATAAATGGAATTCCTGCAGCGGCACATGCCTGCATGGCAAATGACATGGAATACTTATAAGTGTACCAGGCTGATCCTACACCCTGAATATCAAATATAAGAACGTCAAGGCCTTTTAACCATTCTTTTTTAGGCGCAAACGAATGTCCATACATGCTATATACTGGTATGCCCGTGATAGGATCTACTGCGCCATCTTCAAAAGTCCTGCCTTGAGTAGCACCTCTTACTCCATGTTCAGCTCCAAACAAAGCCACAAGGTTTACGCCTTCAGTACCGGCGAGGATATCTATACTACTTCTTAAATCAGCACCGACAGCTGATGGATTGGTGATAAGGCCGACCTTTTTACCCTTTATCAAATCGATATGCTCCGTTACAAGGATGTCAATTCCAGAGGTAACGGTTGGTTTCTGCAGCACTGATTTGGTTTTGTTTGTACTATATTTTGCTAAAATTTCAGAGAGGGAAGGTGCATCGGTCAATGAAATGCCTGACACCTTTCTTGATGTCAAAGCACTTTCATTTCCGAAACGGTCAACGACGGAAACGGCAATGCTATCCAAAGGAATAAGGATATCTTCTATTTTGTTTATAGCTTTTGGGTCCCTGCGGCTCAAAAGGGGCTGATTCACAATAAATGCTGAAACACTATCCGTTTTAATACTGCTTCCCAGAATATTATAGCTCCATTGCGCACCATGTTTGTAGTAAAATACCCAGCGGGCTATATCATCAGGATTGGAATGGAACCAATTTACCTGAATTTGGCCGGTATGCTTTTTAACATTCAAATCCGGAGGTGCCGGTGATTTTTTGTCCAGCCATGGAGATGGCGGAATAAGCGCTTTTCTTTTGTAAGGTCCATCAAGCAAAGCTTTTGCCAGAGTCGGATTGGATGCTATAGGTCCAATACTCCAGTGAACGACCCCGGGACTGGCGGGCAACATACCGCGTGCTATCATCACCTGGTTAATGTTTTCATCAATCAATTTTGATAATGGTTGTATGCTGAGGCTTATGCCAGGCCATAGATGTCTTCCTTTTTTGTTTTCCTGATTCCACCATCCCAGCAGTACAGGATAACTCTGCGCAACCTGATTTATTGACCAATATAATTGAGGTGTGTAATAATCTATCCATCCTTTGTTAAGCCATTTTCGGGCATCAGCATAAAGTACATTGTGCTGGTCAAAACCGCTGACTGACAATGGATGATTAGGTCGCCAGATCCCAAACGGGCTCAGTCCGAATTTCACATTGGGCTTTTCAGATTTGATACCTTTATAAATTCTTTCCACCAGCAGATTTACGCTTTCTCTTCTCCAGTCACCTCTGGAAAGCTTTCCACCACTTTTTTGATAAGCGCGCCAACTCTCTTCGTCAGGGAAATCCTTATCATTGTTGTAAGAAGGGTATGGGTAGAAATAATCATCAAAATGAATACCATCAAGATCGTATCTGCGTACAAGATCCATCACAACATTGTATGTCTGATCCTGCACAGCTTTTTTGGTAGGTTCCATCCACCAGTAACCCTGCTCGAGCTTAACCACTAGTTCAGGATGCTTTTTTACAATCGAAGCATCAGATACCGGACCTCCAGCAGTATGATGAGCCCTGTATGGGTTCAGCCAGGCATGAAGTTCTATGCCGCGGGCGTGAGCCTCATCGATCCAGAATTTAAGCGGATCATAAAACGGATCCGGAGCTTTGCCCTGGACTCCCGAAAGATAATATGACCATGGCTCTAAATCACTTTGATACAGGGCATCACATTGTGGTCTTACCTGGAAAATAACTGCATTGAAGTTGTTTTTAAAAAGCAGATCAAGGAGATCAACAGCTTCTTTTTTCTGCTGACTGACAGAAAGTCCGGGCTTGCTGGGCCAATTGATATTTGCCACCGTTGCCACCCATGCTGCCCTGAATTCTCTTTCTGCATTGGGCGTTCTGCCGGATGGATCGCCGGTTTCAAGGGGCTTATTTGTTTTGCACTCAGACAAAGCAAAAATCAGAAATGCCGAGAATACATAAAAAGTTATTTTTTTAATCATATTTAAAAGGGTTATCCATGTGAATTATTCATTATATTCCTTATTCGTATCTATGAGTGTCATTTGCCGATAATAAAGATACAAGGTTTTTTATGGTAATGTTCTTTCTCAGCTTTTTTCCAATCGGAAACTTTCATTTGCCTGATATTTTCATCGGGCCCATTGATGTCGCAAGCAATACAAAGCTTTGTCTCAGGACGCAGTGATTGCAAGCAGGTTTCGATTACAAAATCGTTGCGATAAGGTGTTTCCATAAATATCTGCGTTTGGTTTGATTTGTACATTTTTGTTTCTAGCGATTTAAGTTCCTGAATAAGTTCAGGTTTTTTATTGGAAAGGTAACCATTAAAAGCAAAGTTCTGACCACTCATCCCACTGGACATCAATGCCATAAGTATAGATGAAGGCCCGACAAATGGTACAACCCTTACACCGTGTGTATGTGCCCAATCGACTACTTCCGCTCCCGGATCTGCTATACCGGGACAACCTGCATCAGATATCACTCCTATATCTGCACCTTCAAAGACGGCTTTTAAAAAAGTTTCGTTTTCTGATTTAAGGTTTGTAATCTCATGTATATTGAGTTCGGCAATTGGCAAAGGATGATGGATGGTTTTTAAAAAATGTCTGGCTGTTTTTGCCCGCTCAACAATAAAGTATTTTGTTTGGTGCAGAAAGTTTATGGCCTCAGTTGACAGACTTTCGGTTTTTCCTTCTGAAATCGGGCAAGGAAACAAATATATTTTACCTGTTTTGATCATTTTCAATGCAATGAGTACAATTTGATTTTGTAATTCTGACAAATTAATTTTTGACAAAATAAGTCATTTTATATCTAAAGGCTAAATTTTAAATATACTCTTTTCTATTTATTGATTACTTTCTATTTGTATAACAATTATTGACTACTAAATCACCAATTATAGCCAAATCTTTGTTAAAAAATCGTACCTTTGCAGTCTTTTTTGATGGAAATAATATTTTATACTTCATTTAATTCTGTAGTGATAGAACAAAGGGCATATGGCTAAATATAACGACGACTTAAAACAACTGAATCTTCCTCAGATAGACAATCAAATACGTAAGTTTTGGGAAGAAAATGACATATTCAGAAAGAGTATTGAACAGAAACCTGTTGAAAACAGCTTTGTATTTTATGAAGGACCACCATCTGCCAATGGTAAACCGGGAATACATCACGTCATGGGCCGAACAGTAAAGGATGTATTCTGTCGTTTTCAGACGATGATGGGAAAAAGAGTAGAGCGCAAGGGTGGATGGGATACTCATGGATTGCCTATTGAACTTTCTGTAGAAAAAGAACTGGGCATTACCAAAGAAGATATCGGAACAAAGATCAGTGTTGACGAGTATAATGCCAAATGCCGGGAAACTGTCATGCAGTACAAGGACCTTTGGGATGATATCACCAGAAAAATGGGCTACTGGGTAGACCTGGACGATCCCTATATCACTTTCAATAATGAATATATCGAGTCAGTGTGGTGGCTGCTCGGGCAACTGTACAAGAAAAACCTGCTGTATAAAGGCTATACTATACAACCATATTCGCCGGCAGCAGGTACTGGGCTTAGTTCTCATGAGCTCAATCAACCCGGATGTTATAAGGACGTGACAGATACTACAGTTGTAGCTCAGTTTTTAACGATAGACGAAACGCTTCCTGACAAATTGCGGGAGCACGGCGCTGTGTACATCCTTGCCTGGACAACCACTCCATGGACCTTACCTTCCCATACGGCCCTGACTGTCGGACCTAATATTGATTATGTGCTGATCAAAACATACAACCAATATACCTTCAAACCCATAAATGTTTTGCTTGCCAAAGCATTGGTAGAGAAGCAATTTACCGGCAAATATGAAAAAACTGACTCCATAGACCATCTGCTTTCCTTTGACCAGGCGGATAAAAAAATTCCTTTCAAGATCATTACCGAAGTCAAGGGAGAAGAGCTGGTTGGCATAAAGTATGAACAATTATTACCATACGCACATCCTCATGAAAATGCGCATAATGCCTTCAGAGTTATCTCAGGACATTTTGTTACCACAGAAGATGGTACAGGTGTTGTACACACAGCACCTACATTTGGAGCAGATGATGCCAAGGTAGCCAAGGAAGCCAATCCTGAGGTGCCCCCTATGCTGGTTCTGGATGAAAATGGAAATGCTGTTCCTTTGGTAGATTTGCAGGGAAAATTCAGGGCAGAACTGGATGAGATCGGTGGTAAGTATGTCAAAAATGAATATTATAATGATGGTGAAGCTCCCGAAAGATCAGTGGATGTCGAAATAGCCATCAAACTCAAAGAAGAGAACAAGGCATTCAAGGTAGAAAAGTACGTCCACAATTATCCTCATTGCTGGAGGACAGATAAACCGGTCTTGTATTATCCACTGGACAGCTGGTTTATAAGGTCAACGGCCATGAAAGATAAGATGATTGAGCTTAACAAAACGATCAACTGGAAACCGGCACATACCGGAGAAAAACGTTTTGGAAACTGGCTTGAAAATCTCAATGACTGGAACCTTTCCAGATCAAGGTATTGGGGTATTCCGCTCCCGATATGGCGAACCGATGACACATCTGAAGAAATTTGTATTGACTCTATAGCATCACTGGCTGAGCATATTGCACATGCCAATAATAAACTTGGACTGAAACAATCTGTGCCCAAAGACCTTCACCGGCCATATATTGATGAAATTGTTTTGGTGTCCAAAACCGGAAAACCCATGAAGAGAGAGCTGGACCTGATCGATGTTTGGTTTGACTCAGGGGCCATGCCTTATGCACAATGGCATTATCCGATGGAAAACAAAGATCTTATAGAAAAGGGCATTACTTTTCCTGCTGATTTTATAGCTGAGGGCGTGGATCAGACAAGAGGATGGTTTTTTACTTTGCATGCTATAGCCAGTATGGTGTTTGAAAGTGTGGCTTTCAAAAATGTGGTTTCCAACGGCTTGGTGCTTGATAAAAACGGGGTAAAAATGTCAAAACGTCTGGGTAATGTCATTGACCCTTTTGAGACGATACAGGAATATGGAGCTGATGCCACAAGATGGTATATGATCTCCAATGCTCAGCCCTGGGACAATCTCAAGTTTGACTTAGATGGTATCGATGAGGTCAGGAGAAAATTTTTTGGTACGCTGTTCAATACGTATTCCTTCTTTGCTCTTTATGCCAATATTGATGGATTTATCTATAAAGAAAATAAAATTCCTCTTGAAGAAAGACAGGAAATAGACCGGTGGATCATCTCGCTGCTCAACTCTCTTGTCAAAGAAGTCAGGGCTGAATATGCAGATTACGAACCTACGAATGCTACACGTCCTGTCATGGCTTTTGTGGACGAACATCTGAGCAACTGGTACGTGAGACTCTGTCGCAGGAGATTCTGGAAAGGAGAATATTCTGAAGATAAAATTGCAGCTTACCAGACGCTGTATGAGTGCCTTACTACGATAGCAAAACTTATGGCTCCCGTGGCCCCAATGTTTGCTGATTGGTTGTTTATAAATCTCAACAATGCTTCAGGACTTGAAACTCATGAATCTGTCCACCTGGCGGACTTTCCTGATTATGATCCGATGGCTATTGATAAAGCCTTGGAGCAAAGGATGGATTATGCACAGCGGATTTCTTCCCTGGTCCTGTCCATCAGAAAAAAAGAAGGGCATAGAGTCCGACAGCCACTTACTAAAATTCTTTTGCCGATATTGGACCCAACATTTATTGATCAGGTAGATGCTGTAAAGCCACTCATCCTGTCTGAGGTCAATGTCAAAGAAATAGAATATATCACAGATACCGAAGGTTTTATCACCAAAAAAGCAAAAGCCAATTTCAAAACATTGGGAAAACTGCTCGGAAGACATATGAAAGCCGGAGCACAGATGATAGCGGAATTTGATCAGACGGCAATCTCACATCTTGAAAAAACCAATAGTCACATCCTTGAGATAGACGGAGACAGATTTATGATTAGTACCGATGATGTGGAGATCAGTTTTGATGAGATTCCAGGATGGCAGGTAGCAGTGGACAGAGAAATCACAGTAGCGTTGGATATAACACTGACAGATGATCTGATTGCTGAAGGAATTGCACGTGAGTTGGTCAACAGAATTCAGAATATAAGAAAAGCCAGCAACTTTAATGTAACGGACAGGATTACCATCCATATAGAAGAT is a genomic window containing:
- a CDS encoding SAM-dependent methyltransferase — encoded protein: MIKTGKIYLFPCPISEGKTESLSTEAINFLHQTKYFIVERAKTARHFLKTIHHPLPIAELNIHEITNLKSENETFLKAVFEGADIGVISDAGCPGIADPGAEVVDWAHTHGVRVVPFVGPSSILMALMSSGMSGQNFAFNGYLSNKKPELIQELKSLETKMYKSNQTQIFMETPYRNDFVIETCLQSLRPETKLCIACDINGPDENIRQMKVSDWKKAEKEHYHKKPCIFIIGK
- a CDS encoding isoleucine--tRNA ligase, yielding MAKYNDDLKQLNLPQIDNQIRKFWEENDIFRKSIEQKPVENSFVFYEGPPSANGKPGIHHVMGRTVKDVFCRFQTMMGKRVERKGGWDTHGLPIELSVEKELGITKEDIGTKISVDEYNAKCRETVMQYKDLWDDITRKMGYWVDLDDPYITFNNEYIESVWWLLGQLYKKNLLYKGYTIQPYSPAAGTGLSSHELNQPGCYKDVTDTTVVAQFLTIDETLPDKLREHGAVYILAWTTTPWTLPSHTALTVGPNIDYVLIKTYNQYTFKPINVLLAKALVEKQFTGKYEKTDSIDHLLSFDQADKKIPFKIITEVKGEELVGIKYEQLLPYAHPHENAHNAFRVISGHFVTTEDGTGVVHTAPTFGADDAKVAKEANPEVPPMLVLDENGNAVPLVDLQGKFRAELDEIGGKYVKNEYYNDGEAPERSVDVEIAIKLKEENKAFKVEKYVHNYPHCWRTDKPVLYYPLDSWFIRSTAMKDKMIELNKTINWKPAHTGEKRFGNWLENLNDWNLSRSRYWGIPLPIWRTDDTSEEICIDSIASLAEHIAHANNKLGLKQSVPKDLHRPYIDEIVLVSKTGKPMKRELDLIDVWFDSGAMPYAQWHYPMENKDLIEKGITFPADFIAEGVDQTRGWFFTLHAIASMVFESVAFKNVVSNGLVLDKNGVKMSKRLGNVIDPFETIQEYGADATRWYMISNAQPWDNLKFDLDGIDEVRRKFFGTLFNTYSFFALYANIDGFIYKENKIPLEERQEIDRWIISLLNSLVKEVRAEYADYEPTNATRPVMAFVDEHLSNWYVRLCRRRFWKGEYSEDKIAAYQTLYECLTTIAKLMAPVAPMFADWLFINLNNASGLETHESVHLADFPDYDPMAIDKALEQRMDYAQRISSLVLSIRKKEGHRVRQPLTKILLPILDPTFIDQVDAVKPLILSEVNVKEIEYITDTEGFITKKAKANFKTLGKLLGRHMKAGAQMIAEFDQTAISHLEKTNSHILEIDGDRFMISTDDVEISFDEIPGWQVAVDREITVALDITLTDDLIAEGIARELVNRIQNIRKASNFNVTDRITIHIEDHELIQPAVEKFGEYIKNEVLGDAITLNGNESGESVEITDTLSLKIAVSKV
- a CDS encoding DUF1343 domain-containing protein, with the protein product MIKKITFYVFSAFLIFALSECKTNKPLETGDPSGRTPNAEREFRAAWVATVANINWPSKPGLSVSQQKKEAVDLLDLLFKNNFNAVIFQVRPQCDALYQSDLEPWSYYLSGVQGKAPDPFYDPLKFWIDEAHARGIELHAWLNPYRAHHTAGGPVSDASIVKKHPELVVKLEQGYWWMEPTKKAVQDQTYNVVMDLVRRYDLDGIHFDDYFYPYPSYNNDKDFPDEESWRAYQKSGGKLSRGDWRRESVNLLVERIYKGIKSEKPNVKFGLSPFGIWRPNHPLSVSGFDQHNVLYADARKWLNKGWIDYYTPQLYWSINQVAQSYPVLLGWWNQENKKGRHLWPGISLSIQPLSKLIDENINQVMIARGMLPASPGVVHWSIGPIASNPTLAKALLDGPYKRKALIPPSPWLDKKSPAPPDLNVKKHTGQIQVNWFHSNPDDIARWVFYYKHGAQWSYNILGSSIKTDSVSAFIVNQPLLSRRDPKAINKIEDILIPLDSIAVSVVDRFGNESALTSRKVSGISLTDAPSLSEILAKYSTNKTKSVLQKPTVTSGIDILVTEHIDLIKGKKVGLITNPSAVGADLRSSIDILAGTEGVNLVALFGAEHGVRGATQGRTFEDGAVDPITGIPVYSMYGHSFAPKKEWLKGLDVLIFDIQGVGSAWYTYKYSMSFAMQACAAAGIPFIVLDRPNPLGGSVVEGPLHDTVSIFRHPLPLRHGMTYGELATMWNETEGYGADLTVIKMKGWRRNMLWNETGLLWVMPSPNMGTLETAIVYPGQCLFERTNISEGRGTTKPFLMTGATWIDAEKAANDLNTRGIKGVHFRPVHFIPDYHAKSNPRNKPWQKMSHGVEVLVTDPAVFRSVEAAVHTFDAYRKTNPDSLVWSPPAIIKRLEKPGATVEEIVKTCQEQVSDFIKIRQKYLLYR